The proteins below are encoded in one region of Terriglobia bacterium:
- a CDS encoding recombinase family protein gives MTTIRTAFYARVSGEQQAAAHTIESQIAVLSERASNDGTPVPPERRFVDDGYSGATLIRPALDRLRDLVSVGAIDRIYVHSPDRLARNYAYQVLLLDEWQRRGIEVVFLNRPLGKSPEDDLLLQVQGIVAEYERAKIMERSRRGKKHAAQGGSVNVMSGAPFGYRYVSVQEGGGQARFEPVDGQARVVKQIFAWVAEDRCSLSEVCRRLEKAGELTATRKPIWSRQAVWHVLQNPAYRGQAAYGKTHMMPRGKQARPRAARGRPSKPHRSNRPVEAGPQEWVYISVPALVDAGLFRAAHAQLDENRSRARQGRRRPGYLLQGLTCCALCGYAYYGKTIRQLGAGRQMKDFIYYRCSGSDGYRFGGEPICRNRQVEGKFLETAVWQQVCELLTNPRRLEQEYKGRDSGAPLERLESLKAQRLKLQHAVERLIDGFTAGLIDKEQFTLRMDRTKERITDLDAKIKADTGDVSRLDNLRWAVQRVRDLSTAMGADLTNADWHRRREIIRTLIQQIDINTEMINVIFRLTQNDRGFADDSIVISVPRP, from the coding sequence ATGACCACGATTCGAACTGCGTTCTACGCGCGCGTCTCCGGCGAACAACAGGCAGCCGCGCACACCATCGAAAGCCAGATTGCCGTACTCAGCGAGCGCGCTAGCAATGACGGCACACCCGTACCGCCGGAGCGGCGGTTTGTCGATGACGGGTATAGCGGCGCCACGCTTATTCGCCCAGCCTTGGATCGGTTGCGCGATCTTGTTAGCGTTGGCGCTATCGATCGGATCTATGTCCACTCACCAGACCGACTGGCACGCAACTACGCCTACCAGGTCCTGCTTCTCGACGAGTGGCAGCGGCGAGGGATCGAAGTCGTTTTTCTAAATCGGCCACTCGGCAAGAGCCCAGAAGATGATTTGCTGCTGCAGGTGCAAGGAATCGTCGCGGAATATGAGCGAGCCAAGATCATGGAGCGGAGTCGACGTGGCAAGAAGCACGCTGCGCAAGGAGGATCGGTCAACGTGATGTCCGGCGCTCCCTTCGGATACCGCTATGTGTCTGTTCAAGAGGGAGGTGGCCAAGCACGATTTGAGCCAGTTGACGGGCAGGCGCGGGTCGTCAAACAGATTTTCGCTTGGGTGGCTGAGGATCGTTGCAGTCTGTCAGAGGTTTGCCGTCGGCTTGAGAAAGCAGGTGAACTCACTGCTACCAGGAAGCCAATCTGGTCGAGACAGGCTGTGTGGCACGTTCTCCAGAACCCAGCTTATCGGGGACAGGCCGCATACGGGAAAACACACATGATGCCACGCGGAAAGCAGGCCCGTCCGCGAGCGGCGCGTGGGCGTCCATCGAAACCACACCGAAGCAACAGGCCAGTCGAAGCTGGCCCACAGGAGTGGGTGTATATTTCCGTTCCAGCCTTAGTCGACGCAGGGCTGTTTCGCGCTGCGCACGCCCAATTAGATGAGAATCGCAGCCGAGCGCGACAAGGACGACGCAGGCCAGGCTATCTCCTGCAGGGGCTTACCTGCTGCGCGTTGTGCGGATATGCATACTACGGCAAAACGATTCGCCAATTAGGCGCGGGGCGCCAGATGAAAGATTTCATTTATTACCGATGCAGCGGGTCCGACGGCTATCGATTTGGCGGCGAACCAATTTGCCGCAATAGGCAAGTCGAGGGCAAGTTCCTAGAAACAGCTGTGTGGCAGCAGGTCTGCGAACTGCTAACGAATCCTCGAAGATTAGAGCAAGAGTATAAAGGTCGTGACTCCGGCGCTCCCTTGGAACGCCTTGAGAGTCTCAAAGCACAGCGCCTCAAGCTGCAGCACGCCGTGGAGCGCTTGATCGACGGCTTCACCGCGGGGCTGATTGACAAGGAACAGTTCACACTACGGATGGATAGAACCAAGGAACGGATCACTGATCTGGATGCCAAAATCAAGGCTGATACAGGCGATGTCAGTCGTTTAGACAACCTCCGATGGGCCGTGCAACGCGTGCGCGATTTGTCGACTGCCATGGGTGCCGACCTCACCAACGCTGACTGGCATCGTAGACGAGAGATTATCCGGACCCTTATACAGCAAATCGACATAAACACAGAGATGATCAACGTCATTTTCCGCTTAACGCAGAATGATCGTGGGTTTGCTGATGACTCCATCGTGATCAGTGTGCCACGGCCTTAG